One segment of Ferrovum sp. PN-J185 DNA contains the following:
- the adk gene encoding adenylate kinase has translation MRIILLGAPGAGKGTQAAFIKEQFNIPQISTGDMLRAAVKAGTPLGIAAKKVMDSGGLVSDDIIIGLVKDRIAEQDCANGFLFDGFPRTIPQAQALKEAGVALDFVVEIDVADEEIIQRMSGRRVHVASGRVYHTKFSPPKVADKDDLTGEALIQRDDDREEIVKKRLQVYHDQTKPLVDYYENWSKTGDTQAPRYVKIAGVGAVDQISQSIMAALQK, from the coding sequence ATGAGAATCATTTTATTAGGAGCACCTGGAGCAGGGAAAGGAACACAAGCTGCTTTTATTAAAGAGCAGTTTAATATTCCTCAAATTTCAACGGGTGATATGTTACGGGCCGCTGTTAAGGCTGGGACTCCTTTGGGTATTGCCGCTAAGAAAGTAATGGATAGTGGTGGATTGGTATCAGACGATATCATAATTGGTTTGGTTAAGGATAGAATCGCTGAACAAGATTGTGCCAATGGTTTTCTGTTTGATGGCTTCCCGCGCACGATCCCTCAGGCTCAAGCACTTAAAGAAGCAGGGGTAGCTCTGGATTTTGTAGTTGAAATAGACGTTGCCGATGAAGAGATCATTCAACGTATGTCAGGGCGTCGTGTACATGTTGCATCAGGGCGTGTTTATCATACTAAGTTCAGTCCGCCTAAAGTTGCTGATAAAGATGATTTAACTGGGGAAGCGTTAATTCAACGCGACGACGATAGAGAAGAAATCGTTAAAAAACGTCTCCAAGTCTATCATGATCAAACAAAACCCTTAGTTGATTATTATGAAAACTGGAGTAAAACTGGTGATACACAGGCTCCACGTTATGTGAAAATTGCAGGGGTAGGAGCAGTTGATCAAATTTCACAATCTATCATGGCTGCATTACAAAAATAG
- the kdsB gene encoding 3-deoxy-manno-octulosonate cytidylyltransferase: MPQSFIAIVPARMQSSRLPRKALAMIGPYPLVIHSALRARESGAQRVVIATDHVDIAQAAKEFGFEYVMTHANHLSGTDRLAEAVDLLQLEDHQVIVNVQGDEPLIEGKVIANVVERLIKSPDCVMSSACYPIVEFAHFTNPNVVKVVLNQRQEALYFSRSAIPFDRDSQNKTLPNTMKAWHHMGLYAYRAGFLKHYKQLTPVTLELTESLEQLRVLWYGFKIAMEITDQAPLPGVDTAEDLQRVRHWFETHETY; the protein is encoded by the coding sequence GTGCCACAGAGTTTTATAGCTATTGTTCCTGCACGTATGCAATCATCAAGATTGCCACGTAAAGCCCTAGCTATGATTGGCCCCTATCCATTAGTTATACACAGTGCTCTTCGGGCTCGTGAAAGTGGTGCGCAACGAGTGGTTATTGCAACTGACCATGTGGATATTGCTCAAGCTGCAAAAGAGTTTGGTTTTGAGTATGTTATGACTCATGCTAACCATTTGTCTGGTACAGATCGGCTGGCTGAGGCGGTTGATCTCCTTCAGCTTGAAGACCATCAGGTCATAGTTAACGTTCAAGGGGATGAGCCCCTTATAGAGGGTAAAGTCATAGCTAATGTGGTTGAAAGACTGATAAAAAGCCCTGACTGTGTTATGAGTAGTGCTTGTTATCCTATTGTAGAGTTCGCTCATTTTACCAACCCTAATGTGGTGAAAGTGGTTTTAAATCAGCGCCAAGAGGCTCTTTACTTTAGTCGTTCTGCGATACCATTTGATCGTGATAGTCAAAATAAGACACTGCCAAACACGATGAAAGCATGGCATCATATGGGGTTATACGCTTATCGCGCAGGTTTTTTGAAACATTACAAGCAGTTAACACCGGTTACTTTGGAATTAACAGAGAGCTTAGAGCAGTTAAGGGTGTTATGGTATGGCTTTAAAATAGCCATGGAAATTACAGATCAGGCTCCATTACCTGGGGTGGACACTGCTGAAGATTTACAACGTGTGCGGCACTGGTTTGAAACACACGAAACATATTAG
- a CDS encoding Trm112 family protein, which yields MDSKLLEILVCPLCKGPLIKKSGKDELICAPCRLAYPIKEDIPVMLQQEARDIPVDEDIK from the coding sequence ATGGATTCTAAATTATTGGAAATTTTGGTGTGTCCGTTATGTAAAGGACCATTAATTAAAAAGAGTGGGAAAGATGAGTTGATATGCGCTCCATGTCGTCTTGCTTATCCTATAAAAGAGGATATCCCCGTTATGTTGCAGCAAGAAGCGAGAGATATCCCTGTTGATGAGGATATAAAATAG
- the lpxK gene encoding tetraacyldisaccharide 4'-kinase yields MVSQKIIDKWYSQHVSWLLIPLSGLFFLVITIRRWLYKKHFLPISSLPVPVIVVGNITVGGTGKTPLVIALCNWLKTQGYYPGVISRGYKGQINQVHVVSHEDGPSLVGDEPLLIFKEAAVPVAIGKNRYQAGVELLKKYPEINIILSDDGLQHYALQRNLEIVVVDGQRLLGNTYLLPAGPLREPQSRLSTVDAVVINGENESLLDNRQSQFNMTMRPETWINVNNPHLRQPINAFSSERCVAMCAIGNPQRFLNTLASIGVVPFATRIFEDHYHYQENDFKEWLDEKILMTEKDGIKCHLFAPQNVWMLKISAQLDEPFYQWLQVKLTHLRENNGF; encoded by the coding sequence ATGGTAAGCCAGAAGATAATTGATAAGTGGTACAGTCAACACGTAAGCTGGTTATTAATACCATTAAGTGGATTATTTTTTTTGGTTATTACAATTAGACGTTGGCTTTATAAAAAACACTTTTTACCAATTTCCTCGCTCCCTGTGCCGGTGATAGTTGTTGGTAATATTACGGTTGGTGGTACTGGAAAAACGCCTTTAGTTATTGCCTTATGTAATTGGTTAAAAACACAAGGTTATTACCCTGGGGTTATTTCACGTGGTTATAAAGGTCAAATAAATCAAGTTCATGTTGTGAGTCACGAAGATGGCCCATCCCTAGTTGGTGATGAGCCTTTGCTTATTTTTAAAGAAGCAGCTGTTCCAGTTGCAATTGGCAAAAATCGTTATCAAGCTGGTGTTGAATTACTCAAAAAATACCCCGAAATAAATATTATTCTTTCAGATGATGGATTACAACATTATGCGTTACAGCGTAATCTAGAAATTGTTGTTGTTGATGGTCAACGATTGTTAGGTAATACCTATTTACTCCCAGCAGGACCTTTACGTGAACCACAAAGTCGTTTATCCACTGTTGATGCAGTTGTGATTAATGGTGAAAACGAGTCACTTCTAGATAACAGACAATCGCAATTTAACATGACAATGCGTCCTGAAACTTGGATTAATGTAAATAACCCTCATTTGCGTCAACCAATCAATGCTTTTTCTAGTGAACGATGTGTCGCAATGTGTGCCATTGGGAATCCACAGCGTTTTCTAAATACCTTAGCCTCAATAGGGGTGGTACCCTTTGCAACTCGAATTTTTGAAGATCATTATCATTATCAAGAAAATGACTTTAAAGAGTGGCTAGATGAGAAAATATTAATGACTGAAAAAGATGGGATAAAATGTCATTTGTTTGCACCGCAAAATGTGTGGATGCTTAAAATTAGCGCTCAATTAGACGAGCCGTTTTATCAATGGTTACAGGTCAAATTAACCCATTTAAGAGAGAATAATGGATTCTAA
- a CDS encoding ExbD/TolR family protein: MDFRRGQRREDPEINLIPMIDILLVILIFLMVSSTFVHQHGLNINLPLGSTKNNELTKDQVIEVDMDQQGMVSVDHHLWSNNLSQLSNLVVNHLNNKTNTYVIIRADKNLSHGKVMEIVSDFQQIGFNHFTLVTEDSNH; encoded by the coding sequence ATGGACTTTCGTAGAGGGCAACGTCGGGAAGATCCCGAAATTAATTTGATTCCAATGATTGATATCCTGTTGGTTATTTTGATCTTTTTAATGGTTTCTAGCACATTTGTACATCAACATGGGTTGAATATTAACTTACCATTAGGCAGCACTAAAAATAATGAATTAACCAAAGATCAAGTGATTGAAGTCGACATGGATCAGCAAGGTATGGTTAGTGTTGATCACCATCTCTGGTCAAACAATCTTTCTCAATTATCTAATTTAGTAGTAAATCATTTAAATAATAAGACGAACACTTACGTTATTATTCGAGCTGACAAAAATTTATCACACGGCAAAGTGATGGAGATTGTGAGTGATTTTCAGCAAATAGGATTTAATCACTTTACTTTGGTTACTGAGGATTCTAATCATTGA
- a CDS encoding MotA/TolQ/ExbB proton channel family protein translates to MQLLSETGWPSLLLLVASVISLAIIIDRALALRTTSVCPKGLLEEMIQLERTNQLGADKLTIISQSSALGAVLATAIKYRQSSRELMKEAIEERGRSMVVRLEKNLPTLGTIATVSPLLGLLGTVVGMIILFGQDNSIASHADQLARGISVALYNTALGLIVAIPSMIFYRFYRSRIDFFAVEMEQQAIQLVDELTLNQDHGLS, encoded by the coding sequence ATGCAATTATTAAGTGAAACTGGCTGGCCCAGTTTATTGTTGTTGGTGGCCTCAGTAATTAGTTTGGCTATCATTATCGATCGAGCGTTAGCTCTCAGAACCACTTCAGTGTGCCCCAAAGGATTGCTGGAGGAAATGATCCAATTAGAGAGAACAAACCAATTGGGCGCTGATAAGTTAACTATTATCAGCCAATCTTCCGCACTAGGAGCGGTATTGGCTACTGCTATCAAATATCGCCAGTCAAGTAGAGAACTCATGAAAGAGGCGATAGAAGAGCGTGGCAGAAGTATGGTGGTTCGACTAGAAAAAAACTTACCTACCTTAGGCACTATTGCTACGGTTAGTCCACTGCTAGGTTTGTTGGGAACGGTTGTGGGGATGATTATTTTGTTTGGTCAAGACAATTCCATTGCCTCTCATGCAGATCAGTTAGCTAGAGGTATTTCAGTTGCCTTGTACAACACAGCTTTAGGACTGATTGTAGCGATTCCTAGTATGATTTTTTATCGTTTTTACCGATCTCGTATTGATTTTTTCGCTGTTGAAATGGAACAGCAAGCCATTCAACTTGTGGATGAACTCACACTAAACCAAGATCATGGACTTTCGTAG
- the xseA gene encoding exodeoxyribonuclease VII large subunit, with the protein MAPIINTTFDDVPPQTAQQSEVVVTVSDFTSRLQRLLETAVPMMWIQGEISNFTAASSGHWYFQIKDEHAQMSCVMFRFKNQKIDWLPKNGMSVELRGTTSYYAPGGKTQITIENMRQAGLGKLYEAFNALKNKLEKEGLFDRSIKKSLPSHPKSIGIITSPMAAALQDVLTTLKRRAPDIPIIIYPTRVQGQGAAGEIAEAINVANNRDECDVVILCRGGGSIEDLWAYNEETVARAIAHSQLPIISGVGHETDFTIADFVADYRAPTPTAAAELVSPDRPQLSKQLTQIQLRLNQQIQRIVEREIMRFDQLRDKLPTTLKMWLKQQVIFLSSLQQRLVHPGQRINHQKNHIHQIDIRLNLAQQRLLERYQIKLKNLEQSLYYLNPQNIMARGFAIVRNQNGHILSRAGDTHVNESLSIQFNQGELNVLVTDIKQNIKSDK; encoded by the coding sequence ATGGCCCCTATAATTAACACTACTTTTGATGACGTTCCCCCACAAACAGCCCAACAGTCTGAGGTTGTAGTAACTGTTTCAGACTTTACAAGTCGATTACAACGCTTATTAGAAACCGCTGTTCCCATGATGTGGATTCAAGGAGAAATTTCAAATTTTACTGCAGCAAGCTCAGGGCATTGGTATTTTCAAATCAAAGACGAACATGCGCAAATGAGTTGCGTGATGTTTCGTTTTAAAAATCAAAAAATTGATTGGCTACCTAAAAACGGAATGTCTGTTGAGTTACGCGGTACAACGTCCTATTACGCGCCAGGTGGAAAAACTCAAATAACTATTGAAAATATGCGCCAAGCAGGATTAGGCAAGCTCTACGAAGCGTTTAATGCATTAAAGAATAAATTAGAAAAAGAAGGTTTATTTGATCGTTCTATAAAAAAATCACTTCCCAGCCACCCAAAATCAATTGGTATTATTACCTCTCCCATGGCTGCTGCTCTTCAAGATGTGTTAACCACTCTTAAACGACGAGCACCAGATATTCCTATCATAATTTATCCTACTCGCGTTCAAGGTCAAGGCGCCGCTGGGGAAATTGCTGAAGCGATCAACGTCGCTAATAATCGAGATGAATGTGATGTTGTCATACTATGTCGTGGAGGGGGTAGTATTGAAGATTTATGGGCTTATAATGAGGAAACTGTAGCTCGAGCTATCGCACACTCGCAATTACCCATTATCAGTGGTGTAGGTCATGAAACTGACTTTACTATTGCAGATTTTGTTGCTGATTATAGAGCACCCACTCCTACTGCAGCAGCCGAACTGGTGAGCCCAGACCGGCCTCAATTATCAAAACAACTTACTCAAATCCAATTACGTCTTAATCAACAAATTCAACGTATAGTTGAACGTGAAATAATGAGATTTGATCAACTACGTGACAAATTACCGACCACTTTAAAAATGTGGTTAAAACAGCAGGTTATATTCCTCTCCAGCCTACAACAAAGACTTGTTCATCCTGGACAGCGGATTAATCACCAAAAAAATCACATTCATCAAATTGATATTCGACTCAATTTAGCGCAACAGAGATTGCTGGAGCGTTATCAAATAAAACTAAAAAATTTAGAACAATCATTATATTACCTTAATCCACAAAATATCATGGCCAGAGGGTTTGCCATTGTACGTAATCAAAACGGGCATATTCTTAGTCGCGCAGGAGACACGCATGTCAATGAATCACTTTCAATTCAATTTAACCAAGGTGAATTAAACGTGTTAGTGACCGATATTAAACAAAACATTAAAAGTGACAAGTGA